A region of Anopheles merus strain MAF chromosome 2R, AmerM5.1, whole genome shotgun sequence DNA encodes the following proteins:
- the LOC121589699 gene encoding carbonic anhydrase 7-like: MCAGVATMSALCLSLLLACQPVVFARGYAQEDAAASWHPNEVSYDETEVKGGRSNQQSWSYTLSDALGPPNWPIVAPACGGQFQSPININTSRALRVNRKVPLEIVGLQNRPICITAENEGYSVKFTPKWGFRTRPMMRGGPLKTAYFFEQMHFHWGPNNTEGSEHRINGQQFPLEVHLVFYNRLYGSLAEAAGEVDGLAVVGFFYDVVPGSSSFSLNSWSNFLPQVRQPGAKFEISPIRSFSLQDVVGAMGWSYYSYDGSLTTPPCLETVNWIVSNKRLSATELDMSRLRSLITKQGKQMVLNYRSPQPQNTRRVFFY; the protein is encoded by the exons ATGTGTGCAGGAGTAGCGACAATGAGTGCGCTGTGTTTGTCACTTTTGCTGGCCTGTCAACCGGTCGTGTTCGCGAGAG GTTACGCGCAGGAGGATGCGGCCGCTTCATGGCACCCGAACGAGGTGAGTTACGATGAGACGGAGGTTAAGGGAGGACGCAGCAATCAACAATCTTGGAGCTACACGCTGAGCGATGCGCTCGGTCCGCCCAACTGGCCGATCGTTGCACCGGCCTGCGGTGGCCAGTTCCAGAGCCCGATCAACATCAACACGTCCCGCGCGCTAAGGGTGAACCGCAAGGTGCCGCTCGAGATAGTCGGGCTGCAGAATCGACCCATCTGCATTACGGCCGAGAACGAGGGCTACTCGGTGAAGTTTACGCCCAAGTGGGGCTTCCGGACGCGCCCGATGATGCGCGGCGGCCCGCTCAAGACGGCGTACTTCTTCGAGCAGATGCACTTCCACTGGGGCCCGAACAATACCGAGGGCTCGGAGCACCGGATCAACGGGCAGCAGTTCCCGCTCGAGGTCCATCTCGTGTTCTACAACAGGCTGTACGGATCGCTGGCGGAGGCAGCCGGTGAGGTGGATGGGCTGGCAGTGGTTGGCTTCTTCTATGACGTCGTGCCCGGCTCGTCCAGCTTTTCGCTCAACTCGTGGTCCAACTTTTTGCCCCAGGTGCGCCAACCGGGCGCAAAGTTTGAGATATCGCCGATACGCTCGTTCTCGCTGCAGGACGTGGTTGGGGCGATGGGCTGGTCGTACTACTCGTACGACGGTAGCCTGACGACACCGCCCTGCCTGGAGACGGTAAACTGGATCGTGTCGAACAAGCGGCTGTCCGCGACGGAGCTCGATATGAGCCGGCTGCGATCGCTGATCACTAAGCAGGGAAAGCAGATGGTGCTGAACTATCGGTCGCCTCAGCCCCAGAACACGCGGCGTGTGTTCTTCTACTAG
- the LOC121591153 gene encoding transmembrane protein 203, with translation MSEEVEIKTYFKLVDVVKWIGITQFEILVNLIAFLVFTIMLTVKAASGELNGTLTANEWLDLFSPMFCGDFCNTYFCIIVGIRMYLGNKHRQAMHRLVWSIPFLLLTSGFKYLVCLKLSGQIQLEYSEVFSPIFVLLQMVAVKACQYNQQS, from the coding sequence ATGTCGGAGGAGGTAGAAATTAAGACGTACTTTAAGCTGGTGGACGTGGTGAAATGGATCGGCATAACGCAGTTCGAGATACTGGTCAATCTGATTGCCTTCCTGGTGTTTACGATCATGCTCACGGTGAAGGCGGCGAGCGGCGAGCTGAACGGTACGCTCACCGCCAACGAATGGTTGGACCTGTTCTCGCCCATGTTCTGCGGTGACTTCTGCAACACCTACTTCTGCATCATCGTCGGCATACGGATGTATCTGGGCAATAAGCACCGGCAGGCGATGCACCGGCTCGTTTGGAGCATCCCGTTTTTGCTGCTGACGTCCGGGTTCAAGTATCTGGTGTGCCTGAAGCTGTCCGGCCAGATACAGCTCGAGTACAGTGAGGTGTTTTCGCCCATCTTTGTCCTGCTGCAGATGGTGGCGGTGAAGGCGTGCCAGTACAACCAGCAGTCCTGA
- the LOC121589199 gene encoding transmembrane protein 235 gives MPCSAVTLSLATISAIIAVALLAIAFSTDNWQSYEVKRTNIQNFIAKHPDAAALTDSFNNRLIYYTRTRGLFRYCYPKERPPASSVQIYLSPVETHCSNIDYFPANEEHKESDSFTDDIMTRLHLARSVIAAFILSFVVIFCAFWTGLSGCWKRSAGAITATAILMLTACLLAAGAMGLWHTVEFFEKEKVVGEEYYQQWNTVLRDNTRLSYDWSYIVAWAGVACSLLASILLSGAAVCLRGEREKEEQLNLQYLMPVYPQKQPPYPYGGFPQPQLYPQPYYHGSQYGPYNY, from the exons ATGCCCTGCAGTGCGGTAACGCTGTCGCTCGCGACGATATCCGCCATCATCGCCGTTGCCCTGTTGGCAATCGCCTTCTCCACCGACAACTGGCAGAGCTATGAAGTGAAGCGAACCAACATACAG aACTTTATTGCGAAACATCCCGATGCAGCTGCACTGACGGACAGCTTCAACAATCGACTCATCTACTACACGCGGACGCGCGGCCTGTTCCGGTACTGCTACCCGAAGGAACGTCCTCCAGCGTCGTCCG TGCAAATCTACCTGTCGCCGGTCGAAACCCACTGCTCGAACATCGACTACTTCCCCGCGAACGAAGAGCACAAGGAGTCGGACTCGTTCACCGATGACATCATGACCCGACTGCATCTGGCACGCTCCGTCATTGCTGCCTTCATCCTGAG CTTCGTCGTCATCTTCTGTGCCTTCTGGACTGGCCTGTCCGGATGCTGGAAGCGTTCGGCCGGTGCAATTACGGCGACCGCCATCCTTATGCTCACCGCCTGCCTGCTCGCCGCCGGTGCGATGGGCCTGTGGCACACGGTTGAGTTCTTCGAGAAGGAAAAGGTCGTCGGCGAAGAGTACTACCAGCAGTGGAATACT GTCCTTCGAGACAACACTCGTCTGTCGTACGACTGGTCGTACATTGTGGCCTGGGCCGGTGTGGCCTGCAGCCTGCTGGCATCGATCCTGCTGTCCGGTGCGGCCGTCTGCCTGCGGGGCGAGCGCGAAAAGGAAGAGCAGCTCAACCTGCAGTACCTGATGCCCG TGTATCCCCAAAAGCAGCCCCCCTACCCGTACGGTGGTTTCCCCCAGCCCCAGCTCTATCCGCAGCCATACTACCACGGATCGCAGTACGGACCGTACAACTATTGA
- the LOC121591152 gene encoding ribonuclease P protein subunit p20, protein MSSTPAGSDGPAAVKKSAEKTPRKRDRTDGGGGGGGGSAGKGNGTSNFQRKPTDRHTVKNRVLPKYFTRENDVYVTYKSDFTYQLKSCLDILNSPLGEVFLHCTGRAINRGINLALRIKAEFPEAFEYEVNTSQIAITDDLHPLHDEDDFMVQRRMNSCLHIRLYRTITVKQSTKVVGERT, encoded by the exons ATGTCCAGCACACCAGCCGGCAGCGATGGACCAGCAGCTGTGAAAAAGTCCGCGGAGAAAACGCCACGCAAGAGAGACCGCaccgacggcggcggcggcggtggtggtggttcagCTGGGAAAGGAAACGGCACCAGCAACTTCCAGCGCAAACCAACCGACCGTCATACAGTGAAGAACCGTGTCCTTCCGAAGTACTTTACGCGCGAGAACGACGTTTACGTTACATACAAGTCCGACTTTACA TATCAGCTCAAATCCTGTCTGGACATCCTGAACTCCCCGCTCGGAGAAGTGTTCCTGCACTGCACCGGCCGGGCGATCAACCGTGGCATTAACCTGGCGCTACGGATAAAGGCCGAATTTCCCGAAGCGTTCGAGTACGAGGTGAACACATCCCAGATAGCGATCACGGATGATTTGCATCccctgcacgacgaggacgacttTATGGTGCAGCGGCGCATGAACTCCTGCCTGCACATTCGACTGTACCGCACAATTACGGTGAAGCAGTCCACCAAGGTCGTTGGGGAGAGAACTTAA
- the LOC121589701 gene encoding carbonic anhydrase 1-like, with amino-acid sequence MGVRPRQCLVYGGLLLIAVGATLVHGDFSYEDPDRWADTDPDCGGMRQSPIDIVRSAATLPSLDHAAPLLLEGGARKPVSIVVTNNGHTAQYTFRWSKESERPTLIGGPLPFGAPYVLEQLHFHWGADNGRGSEHTFDGVAWAAEAHFVFYKQEYGSFEQAVTRPDGLAVVGALYEVGGDKVKPGAKWAVPLPKIRPAGSTATLEGGAVFNLDSVAPGGSWQRYYSYAGSLTTPPCAESVTWIVRDGISPIAQKDLDELRNLRDSAGQPLVDNFRPVQPLNGRPVVRYGF; translated from the exons ATGGGTGTACGGCCGCGGCAGTGTTTGGTCTACGGCGGACTGTTGCTAATCGCCGTCGGTGCTACCCTCGTGCACG GTGACTTTTCCTATGAAGATCCGGACCGCTGGGCCGACACCGATCCGGACTGTGGCGGTATGCGCCAGAGCCCGATCGACATCGTGCGGTCGGCGGCCACGCTGCCATCGCTCGACCATGCCGCACCGCTCCTGCTGGAGGGTGGTGCCCGCAAGCCCGTCTCGATCGTGGTCACCAACAACGGGCACACCGCCCAGTACACGTTCCGCTGGAGCAAGGAGAGCGAGCGGCCGACGCTGATCGGTGGTCCGCTCCCGTTCGGCGCGCCGTACGTGCTGGAGCAGCTGCACTTCCACTGGGGGGCCGATAACGGGCGCGGCTCCGAGCACACGTTCGACGGGGTGGCGTGGGCGGCCGAGGCACACTTTGTGTTCTACAAGCAGGAGTACGGTTCGTTCGAGCAGGCCGTCACCCGGCCGGACGGGCTGGCCGTGGTCGGTGCGCTGTACGAGGTCGGCGGCGATAAGGTGAAGCCGGGTGCGAAGTGGGCCGTGCCGCTGCCAAAAATACGCCCCGCCGGCTCGACCGCTACGCTGGAGGGCGGGGCCGTGTTCAACCTGGATTCGGTGGCACCGGGCGGCTCCTGGCAGCGGTACTACTCGTACGCCGGCAGCCTGACCACACCGCCGTGCGCGGAAAGTGTCACGTGGATCGTGCGCGACGGCATCTCGCCGATCGCGCAGAAGGATCTGGACGAGCTGCGCAATCTGCGCGACTCGGCCGGCCAGCCGCTGGTGGACAACTTCCGCCCGGTGCAGCCACTGAACGGGCGGCCGGTCGTGCGGTACGGATTCTAG